The Miscanthus floridulus cultivar M001 chromosome 7, ASM1932011v1, whole genome shotgun sequence genome includes a region encoding these proteins:
- the LOC136462738 gene encoding large ribosomal subunit protein eL43z isoform X1, with protein MPMQTKRTKKAGIVGKYGTRYGASLRKQIKKMEVSQHSKYFCEFCGKFAVKRKAVGIWGCKDCGKVKAGGAYTMNTASAVTVRSTIRRLREQTEA; from the exons atgCCTATGCAGACTAAGCGCACCAAGAAGGCCGGAATTGTTGGCAAATATG GAACCAGGTATGGTGCTAGCTTGCGTAAGCAGATCAAGAAGATGGAGGTATCTCAGCATTCCAAGTACTTCTGCGAGTTCTGTGGGAAG TTTGCTGTGAAGAGGAAAGCAGTTGGAATTTGGGGATGCAAGGACTGTGGGAAGGTCAAGGCTGGCGGTGCTTACACCATGAA CACTGCTAGTGCAGTCACTGTCAGGAGCACGATCCGTCGCTTGAGGGAGCAGACTGAAGCATGA
- the LOC136465186 gene encoding uncharacterized protein, whose translation MSYLSNSMRHLKLVRNMRAKSDPWFAKYLLCIGGGSKEANGDGEIRLPNDICIPQTGEDSDLDTLVDCIFPALNANMSNKSYITSRAILSPRNDWVDMINMKMISRFQGDKMVYHSFDSVVDDPHNYYPSKFLNTLTPNDIPPHVLKLKIGCPVTLLRNIDPAGGLCNGTRLVVRGFLRNTIDAEIMV comes from the coding sequence ATGTCGTACCTTTCAAATTCCATGCGACATCTCAAACTGGTGCGCAATATGAGGGCAAAGAGCGACCCATGGTTTGCAAAATACTTGCTATGCATCGGGGGAGGCTCTAAGGAGGCTAATGGTGATGGTGAAATCCGCCTTCCTAATGATATATGCATACCACAGACCGGGGAAGATAGTGATCTTGATACGTTAGTTGACTGCATATTCCCTGCCCTCAATGCCAATATGTCAAACAAGAGCTACATCACCTCACGAGCAATATTATCTCCGCGGAATGACTGGGTTGATATGATTAACATGAAGATGATAAGTCGTTTCCAAGGAGATAAGATGGTGTACCATAGCTTTGACAGTGTAGTGGATGATCCACACAACTACTACCCATCTAAGTTCCTAAATACTTTGACCCCTAACGATATCCCTCCACATGTGTTAAAGCTCAAGATTGGGTGCCCGGTCACATTGCTAAGGAACATCGACCCTGCGGGTGGACTTTGCAATGGAACAAGGCTGGTGGTTCGAGGGTTCCTACGAAATACCATCGATGCAGAAATTATGGTCTGA
- the LOC136462738 gene encoding large ribosomal subunit protein eL43z isoform X2 — translation MTKRTKKAGIVGKYGTRYGASLRKQIKKMEVSQHSKYFCEFCGKFAVKRKAVGIWGCKDCGKVKAGGAYTMNTASAVTVRSTIRRLREQTEA, via the exons ATG ACTAAGCGCACCAAGAAGGCCGGAATTGTTGGCAAATATG GAACCAGGTATGGTGCTAGCTTGCGTAAGCAGATCAAGAAGATGGAGGTATCTCAGCATTCCAAGTACTTCTGCGAGTTCTGTGGGAAG TTTGCTGTGAAGAGGAAAGCAGTTGGAATTTGGGGATGCAAGGACTGTGGGAAGGTCAAGGCTGGCGGTGCTTACACCATGAA CACTGCTAGTGCAGTCACTGTCAGGAGCACGATCCGTCGCTTGAGGGAGCAGACTGAAGCATGA